The following are encoded together in the Paraburkholderia sp. BL10I2N1 genome:
- a CDS encoding RNA polymerase factor sigma-70, which yields MTTASRPALDDPVYLTKLRRDLLRFARLQLRDAAAAEDAVQEALAAAWTQADRFSAQSEHKTWVFGILRHKLVDTLRARQRTVNLSALESEPDEESLLDRELFKDNGHWSSQAKPRPWPTPETALRQQQFWQLFEMCLEHLPEHIGRVFMMREFLDLETTDICTELGMTPNHCSVLIYRARLRLRTCLSEKGFSSEDANGEV from the coding sequence ATGACGACGGCATCACGTCCCGCGTTGGACGATCCCGTCTATCTGACAAAGCTTCGGCGCGACCTGTTGCGCTTCGCCCGTCTGCAGCTGCGCGACGCGGCTGCGGCCGAAGACGCGGTCCAGGAAGCACTCGCCGCGGCGTGGACGCAGGCCGACCGCTTTTCGGCGCAGTCGGAGCACAAGACGTGGGTGTTCGGAATCCTGCGCCACAAGCTGGTCGACACGCTGCGGGCAAGACAACGCACCGTCAACCTGTCGGCGCTCGAATCGGAACCCGACGAAGAATCGCTGCTGGACCGCGAACTGTTCAAGGACAACGGTCACTGGTCGTCGCAGGCGAAGCCGCGACCATGGCCGACGCCCGAAACAGCGTTGCGTCAGCAGCAGTTCTGGCAGTTGTTCGAGATGTGCCTCGAACACTTGCCGGAGCACATCGGACGCGTATTCATGATGCGGGAGTTTCTCGATCTGGAGACCACCGATATCTGCACCGAACTCGGCATGACCCCGAATCATTGCAGCGTTCTGATCTACCGCGCGCGGTTGCGGCTACGCACGTGCCTGAGCGAGAAGGGCTTTTCCAGCGAGGATGCGAATGGGGAAGTGTAA
- a CDS encoding DUF1272 domain-containing protein: MLELRRSCEGCGKSLPANAPDAMICSYVCTFCEVCALTLLRNVCPNCGGNFQPRPIRPKAMLAKHPASEDRHDIHIDEASHARFFERYRSKPPGER, encoded by the coding sequence ATGCTCGAACTCAGACGCTCCTGCGAAGGCTGTGGCAAATCGCTGCCGGCTAACGCACCGGACGCGATGATCTGCAGTTACGTATGCACGTTCTGCGAAGTCTGCGCGCTGACGCTACTGCGCAACGTATGCCCAAACTGCGGCGGCAATTTCCAGCCCCGGCCGATCCGTCCGAAAGCGATGCTCGCGAAACATCCCGCGAGCGAAGACCGCCATGACATCCACATCGACGAAGCGTCTCACGCGCGCTTCTTCGAGCGATATCGCTCGAAGCCGCCCGGTGAGCGTTGA
- a CDS encoding replication initiation protein, producing the protein MATKRAKKTDVVSPSSAELRKAVEAIAIQPKSGKITLLTRKLFNVLLAVAQQADESGDTYRALLSDIVANSAFDSNDTALVKEHLRRMVSVQVEWSTGTSSQKPGRKWGISTLIADAEILEDPATRRVWVEFSFAPKIKKKLLDPVQYARLSLQFQSQLRSSAGLALYEICVRYLTNPSHLTMRESWEWWRPILSGTPDTEAGDEAKREYKYFKRDYLRPAIAEVNAVTNIFVELIEHREGRRVAEIQFRVTERKQPMLALDEHPNVFDSTLVDRMVKIGIPLKEAQTLYADSEENRIRAALQMTEQRMRSTTLPPVRSAPALFKDALKKGYAPPVDALPSAGGGKGGAAAVPADDLKARLLGEYSAYRRKEARALYDEQGESERELARQSFENDELPTLGTHMRDDWRRRGLDSKLAETAFFDWLAHKTWGEPTDGDLLSFTLSQSRAA; encoded by the coding sequence ATGGCCACGAAGCGCGCGAAGAAGACCGATGTGGTGAGCCCTAGCTCTGCGGAACTACGTAAAGCCGTCGAGGCGATCGCCATTCAGCCCAAGAGCGGCAAAATCACGCTGCTTACCCGTAAACTGTTTAACGTGCTGCTCGCGGTCGCACAGCAGGCGGACGAATCAGGCGATACCTACCGCGCCCTGCTTTCTGACATCGTCGCGAACTCGGCTTTCGATTCGAACGATACCGCTCTGGTCAAGGAGCACCTGCGCCGGATGGTGTCCGTGCAGGTGGAATGGAGCACCGGGACGTCGAGCCAGAAGCCTGGCCGTAAGTGGGGTATCTCCACACTGATCGCGGACGCCGAAATTCTGGAAGATCCTGCGACTCGCCGTGTGTGGGTCGAATTCTCGTTTGCGCCCAAGATCAAAAAGAAGCTGCTCGATCCGGTGCAATACGCGCGTCTGAGTCTGCAGTTCCAGAGCCAGTTGCGAAGTAGCGCGGGCCTCGCGCTGTATGAAATCTGTGTTCGCTATCTGACGAATCCCAGCCATCTGACGATGCGTGAGTCGTGGGAGTGGTGGCGCCCTATTCTGTCGGGCACGCCGGACACCGAAGCCGGTGACGAAGCCAAACGGGAATATAAATACTTCAAACGCGACTACCTGCGCCCGGCGATCGCCGAGGTCAACGCGGTAACGAACATCTTCGTCGAGTTGATCGAACATCGCGAAGGCCGTCGTGTCGCTGAGATCCAGTTCCGGGTGACGGAGCGAAAGCAACCGATGCTCGCACTCGACGAACATCCAAACGTTTTCGATAGCACGCTCGTCGACCGGATGGTCAAAATCGGCATTCCTTTGAAGGAAGCACAGACGCTTTACGCCGATAGTGAGGAAAACCGGATTCGCGCCGCGCTGCAAATGACCGAACAGCGCATGCGCAGCACGACGTTGCCGCCCGTGCGCAGTGCGCCCGCGCTCTTCAAGGACGCGTTGAAGAAGGGTTATGCGCCACCGGTCGATGCGTTGCCTTCGGCTGGTGGCGGCAAGGGTGGAGCGGCAGCCGTGCCGGCGGACGACCTGAAAGCGCGACTACTCGGCGAATACTCCGCGTATCGGCGCAAGGAAGCTCGGGCGCTTTACGACGAGCAAGGTGAGTCAGAGCGGGAGTTGGCGCGTCAGTCATTCGAAAACGACGAACTCCCGACGTTGGGCACGCACATGCGTGACGACTGGCGTCGCCGAGGCCTCGATTCGAAGCTGGCTGAAACGGCCTTCTTTGATTGGCTTGCCCACAAGACCTGGGGCGAACCCACCGACGGCGATTTGCTCTCTTTCACCTTGAGCCAGTCGAGGGCTGCCTGA
- a CDS encoding DNA-binding protein has translation MNSDEERRAIREELESMRENGARRQELSLHACKRLFFDLGIRPSMATVRDLTQTGSASDIPKDIDSFWERIRSVSKVRVGAGAIPKSLEDRAGELLGALFQEAMSHARSTLDEDRGSMQSEIAAAEQKIRETEIRREASEEAVQRAEARADSAWNRVRELEAARAAATTHDAAHHESLQATVSRIEAENETLCKRLDTEQATNAGLRDRIDALHTELRQSTEHYAQQIKDAVAEAERRVKPMLVELDSLRSMAATYQAGVREAGRKEFDFIQQIASAKARADRLDAQLREQSDEIDRLTAEIATLRGQQRIDPAVASVICELAGAGRLTADELASIGTSADSLASLPQRCPKCHEGEPELSHVDLRYELQCPECEHSSGMGGSRLEAIARFLSSSISAPA, from the coding sequence ATGAATTCAGACGAAGAACGCCGGGCGATCCGCGAGGAACTCGAATCGATGCGCGAAAACGGAGCGCGTCGGCAGGAACTGTCGCTGCACGCTTGCAAGCGGCTTTTTTTCGACCTTGGAATCCGTCCTTCCATGGCGACGGTGCGCGACCTCACGCAGACAGGTAGCGCGAGTGACATCCCAAAGGACATCGATAGTTTCTGGGAACGGATTCGCTCGGTTTCGAAAGTACGCGTCGGTGCCGGTGCGATTCCTAAATCGCTCGAAGATCGGGCAGGCGAACTGCTCGGCGCCCTCTTCCAGGAAGCGATGAGCCACGCCCGTTCGACGTTAGATGAAGACCGCGGATCCATGCAGTCCGAGATAGCGGCTGCCGAACAGAAAATCCGCGAAACCGAAATTCGCCGGGAGGCTTCGGAAGAGGCTGTCCAGCGCGCAGAAGCGCGCGCCGACTCCGCATGGAACCGGGTCCGCGAACTGGAAGCAGCACGGGCAGCGGCAACGACGCATGACGCCGCCCATCATGAAAGCCTTCAGGCAACGGTCAGCCGTATCGAGGCCGAAAACGAGACACTGTGCAAACGTCTCGATACCGAACAAGCGACCAATGCGGGTCTGCGCGATCGCATCGACGCGCTTCACACCGAATTGCGTCAGAGCACCGAGCACTATGCCCAGCAGATCAAAGACGCGGTTGCCGAAGCGGAACGAAGGGTCAAACCCATGCTGGTCGAACTTGATTCGTTACGCAGCATGGCGGCCACGTATCAGGCCGGTGTGCGCGAAGCAGGTCGCAAGGAGTTCGACTTTATTCAGCAGATCGCTTCAGCCAAAGCGCGTGCCGACCGACTCGACGCACAATTACGCGAGCAATCGGACGAAATCGATCGGCTGACCGCGGAAATCGCGACGCTGCGCGGACAACAGCGCATCGATCCGGCTGTCGCGAGCGTGATCTGTGAGCTAGCCGGTGCCGGCCGGCTCACCGCAGACGAACTCGCCAGCATCGGTACCTCGGCTGACAGTCTGGCTTCTCTCCCTCAACGCTGTCCGAAATGCCATGAAGGTGAGCCAGAGCTCTCGCACGTCGATCTCCGCTACGAATTGCAATGTCCTGAATGCGAGCATTCGTCCGGGATGGGCGGCTCCCGACTGGAGGCGATCGCCCGCTTTCTCTCGTCGTCTATTTCCGCGCCGGCGTGA
- a CDS encoding DUF6723 family protein: MQHNRIAREITRADYNVAASSCRTSSGTVPTLKVIRLSDKRIIYPFQGRADMPLFASAVEAQHYAEAYGWQLVDADIAFPE; this comes from the coding sequence ATGCAGCACAATCGGATCGCGCGCGAAATTACGCGCGCGGATTACAACGTAGCGGCTTCGTCATGCCGGACGTCGAGCGGGACCGTGCCGACCCTGAAGGTCATCCGCCTGAGCGACAAGCGGATCATCTACCCCTTTCAGGGACGCGCGGACATGCCGCTTTTCGCTAGCGCCGTCGAGGCACAGCACTACGCCGAAGCGTATGGCTGGCAACTGGTCGACGCGGACATCGCGTTTCCTGAGTAA
- a CDS encoding zf-HC2 domain-containing protein: protein MGKCKNITRLLSDALDRPLTVGEWVSIRLHLPTCSGCRNYRKQISLLRMASREASGIARTGETDGDE, encoded by the coding sequence ATGGGGAAGTGTAAGAACATCACGCGCCTGCTTTCCGACGCGCTCGACCGGCCATTGACGGTTGGAGAATGGGTCTCCATCCGGCTTCATCTGCCTACGTGCAGCGGCTGCCGCAACTACCGCAAGCAGATCAGCCTGCTGCGCATGGCATCGCGCGAAGCCAGCGGCATCGCACGCACCGGTGAGACCGACGGTGACGAATGA
- the arsC gene encoding arsenate reductase (glutaredoxin) (This arsenate reductase requires both glutathione and glutaredoxin to convert arsenate to arsenite, after which the efflux transporter formed by ArsA and ArsB can extrude the arsenite from the cell, providing resistance.) — MITIYHNPRCSKSRGACDLVTNVYNEAKERVDVVEYLKNPLTVSELKQLNKMLARPVREMLRDTEPEYKDLGLADPALTDAQLYEAIERHPVLLQRPIVVRNGRAVIGRPPEAVEALFR; from the coding sequence ATGATCACGATCTATCACAACCCACGCTGTTCGAAATCGCGCGGCGCGTGCGACCTCGTCACGAATGTTTATAACGAGGCGAAAGAACGGGTAGACGTCGTCGAGTATCTAAAGAACCCGCTCACCGTTTCGGAGCTGAAGCAACTCAACAAGATGCTGGCGCGCCCGGTGCGCGAAATGCTTCGAGACACCGAGCCGGAATACAAAGACCTCGGTCTTGCCGATCCCGCGTTGACTGACGCTCAGTTATACGAAGCAATCGAACGCCATCCGGTCCTGCTGCAACGGCCGATCGTCGTGCGAAACGGGCGAGCTGTCATTGGGCGTCCGCCGGAGGCCGTCGAGGCGCTCTTCCGATAG
- a CDS encoding sulfonate ABC transporter substrate-binding protein: MSRTFPLTRRAFLAGVGASLATAVLPVFADTRAKELRIGYQKAANTLVLLKSHQTLEKRLAPQGITVKWTEFPAGPQLLEGLNVGAIDFGYVGEAPPVITQAAGANFVYTAYEIPTPHAEGILVHQDAPIRSIADLKGKKIALNKGSDVHWFLVAALQKAGVKYTDVQTVFLPPADARAAFERDAIDAWAIWDPFLEAAKRQSNARLLTDGSGIVSHHQFFLSARPYAQQNSDVLASVLDEVGKEGEWVRGHYAEAAAQLAPIQGLDASVIEAGLRHYAHVYKPVDAAVLAEQQHIADTFTELRIIPTKIVTKDAVLAAQA; this comes from the coding sequence ATGTCACGAACCTTTCCGTTGACGCGCCGTGCGTTCCTCGCCGGCGTAGGGGCCTCGCTGGCCACTGCAGTCCTGCCCGTCTTCGCAGATACGCGCGCTAAAGAACTCCGTATCGGATACCAGAAAGCTGCCAATACGCTGGTGCTGCTCAAGTCGCATCAGACGCTTGAAAAGCGGCTCGCGCCGCAGGGCATCACGGTCAAATGGACAGAGTTTCCAGCCGGCCCGCAACTGCTCGAAGGGCTCAATGTCGGTGCGATCGATTTTGGGTATGTGGGCGAAGCGCCGCCCGTCATCACGCAGGCAGCCGGCGCGAATTTTGTCTACACAGCGTATGAAATTCCGACGCCGCACGCTGAGGGCATTCTCGTGCACCAGGACGCGCCGATCAGATCGATCGCCGATCTGAAGGGGAAAAAAATCGCCTTGAACAAAGGCTCGGATGTGCACTGGTTCCTGGTCGCCGCGCTCCAGAAAGCCGGTGTTAAGTACACCGACGTCCAAACAGTCTTCCTGCCGCCGGCCGACGCACGCGCCGCGTTCGAGCGCGACGCCATCGACGCGTGGGCCATCTGGGATCCCTTTCTCGAGGCGGCGAAACGACAGTCGAATGCGCGCTTGCTCACGGACGGCTCAGGCATCGTGAGCCATCACCAGTTCTTCCTGAGCGCGCGGCCATACGCGCAGCAGAATAGCGACGTGCTCGCGAGCGTACTCGACGAAGTCGGCAAGGAAGGCGAATGGGTACGTGGTCACTATGCTGAGGCGGCCGCGCAACTCGCACCGATTCAAGGTCTGGACGCGAGCGTGATTGAGGCGGGGCTGCGGCACTATGCTCACGTCTACAAGCCTGTCGACGCCGCGGTTCTCGCCGAACAGCAACACATCGCGGACACCTTTACCGAACTGCGCATCATCCCGACGAAGATCGTGACGAAAGATGCGGTGCTTGCGGCGCAGGCGTAG
- the parA gene encoding ParA family partition ATPase, whose protein sequence is MAAEIIAVTQQKGGVGKSTIAMHLGAAFHEKGKRVLVVDADGQNTLVHWASASSDSESGIPFPVVNLSEAGGQIHREIKKFVGDYDIIVVDCPPSITEKVSGVVLLAATVAVLPTSSSPADYWSSLGLVKLVQQAQVMNEDLRAVFLLNKTEEKRMLTRELKRALEGLGFPLLKTQIPTREAYKQAMALGQTVLQMNDRGAKLASFEIRACADEIAALLP, encoded by the coding sequence TTGGCAGCTGAAATCATCGCGGTCACGCAACAAAAGGGTGGGGTCGGCAAGAGCACCATTGCGATGCATCTGGGCGCCGCCTTCCACGAAAAAGGCAAACGCGTTCTGGTTGTGGATGCCGACGGCCAAAACACCCTCGTGCACTGGGCCAGCGCCTCCTCCGATAGCGAATCCGGCATTCCGTTTCCCGTTGTCAATCTGTCCGAGGCTGGAGGACAAATCCATCGGGAGATCAAGAAGTTCGTCGGCGACTACGACATCATTGTCGTTGACTGCCCACCATCGATCACGGAGAAGGTCTCCGGCGTCGTATTGCTTGCCGCCACGGTTGCCGTCCTTCCCACCTCATCCTCGCCTGCGGACTATTGGTCTAGTCTCGGCCTCGTCAAGCTTGTTCAACAGGCGCAGGTCATGAACGAAGATTTGCGCGCGGTGTTCCTCCTCAACAAGACGGAAGAGAAGCGAATGCTGACGCGTGAGCTCAAGCGTGCGCTGGAAGGACTCGGGTTTCCTTTGCTGAAGACCCAGATTCCGACCCGTGAGGCCTACAAGCAGGCTATGGCGCTCGGACAAACCGTTCTACAGATGAACGACCGAGGGGCGAAACTCGCTAGCTTTGAGATAAGGGCGTGCGCCGATGAAATCGCCGCCTTGCTACCCTGA
- a CDS encoding ParB/RepB/Spo0J family partition protein: MKPSQFAKGFQARPDTTSSEKRTALDRLNAIDGLVQRNAPKTPDLPDRPSQPDIKLVQEEADETQSLNESPAYHVWRVEHGYRPGQVIELALKAIKPSPFNPRHFYLKSSIAELAVNLAKQGQQQAIHVIPDYDNPGTYYVSDGGRRVRALKEANKETVKAIVIDLPIGIQSYKLGYDLNVQRDSQTVFDNAVVWKRFLEDKHFQSQKELAEHLGLDESTVAVALSIAKLPEPVMHEMVARPDRFGSNMAYQVGRYHSARGADATLRLINKILSDDLSTRQVADIVKGRATAQESTKPPGRQRYAQRLDIKLDGVAVGDLKSYGDDRLELRLRGLSREKRDDILKQLEQMLLSK; encoded by the coding sequence ATGAAACCCTCTCAATTTGCTAAAGGCTTCCAGGCGCGTCCGGACACGACTAGCAGTGAAAAACGCACCGCACTCGATCGCCTTAACGCGATCGACGGTCTGGTTCAGCGCAACGCGCCAAAGACCCCGGATCTCCCAGACCGACCCAGTCAACCTGATATCAAGCTGGTTCAGGAAGAGGCCGACGAAACTCAGTCGTTGAATGAGTCTCCGGCATATCATGTCTGGCGCGTCGAGCATGGCTATCGTCCGGGACAAGTCATCGAACTTGCCCTGAAGGCCATCAAACCGAGTCCTTTTAATCCCCGGCATTTCTACCTGAAGTCGTCAATCGCGGAACTCGCTGTCAATCTGGCCAAGCAGGGACAGCAGCAGGCAATCCACGTCATCCCCGATTACGACAACCCCGGCACCTATTACGTCAGCGACGGCGGTCGCCGTGTTCGCGCACTGAAGGAAGCGAACAAGGAGACGGTCAAGGCGATCGTCATCGACCTGCCGATCGGCATCCAGAGCTACAAGCTAGGCTACGATCTCAACGTACAAAGAGATTCGCAGACGGTCTTCGATAACGCAGTCGTCTGGAAGCGCTTTCTGGAAGACAAGCATTTCCAGAGTCAGAAGGAACTCGCCGAGCACCTTGGTCTCGACGAATCGACCGTTGCCGTCGCATTGTCGATCGCGAAACTCCCAGAACCCGTGATGCATGAGATGGTCGCCCGGCCGGATCGTTTTGGTTCGAACATGGCCTATCAGGTCGGTCGGTATCACAGCGCGCGCGGTGCCGACGCAACATTGCGTCTGATTAACAAGATCCTGTCCGACGATCTAAGCACGCGTCAGGTCGCGGACATCGTCAAAGGTCGCGCAACTGCGCAGGAAAGCACCAAACCCCCAGGGCGCCAGCGCTACGCACAGCGACTCGACATCAAGCTCGACGGCGTTGCGGTGGGGGATTTGAAGTCGTACGGGGATGATCGACTGGAACTCCGGCTGCGCGGTCTGTCTCGCGAGAAACGCGACGACATCCTCAAGCAGCTTGAGCAGATGTTGTTGTCGAAATAA
- a CDS encoding site-specific integrase, which produces MPGTDLFDQQREDWRRDPRIAFDAWLAKQNFRSSSADVYRAQWGLFLDWLKLRRKSLTTVDMRTIANFVASLEIRKPQRVRYLRLIERVLDHVREVEMASTNPARFIAQDGDAAWRNARDNEPTGFLTSGERAMLVAHLFAPLTELSAAARWRERRDRALIAAFLGGGIKTGEARALAVSCVSPGSPWVTIDAANPAFARRTRLSPFAVAIMDAWLAERRLSELQGDLVFPASPSGRPMHKATMLRSVDALIEAAGIARSREARASPHTLRNTFAADLFESGVAPELVGQWLGFMQPVSANRLHRAWRNWVDKQEARAIDGPNSAAPTEPE; this is translated from the coding sequence ATGCCAGGCACCGATCTCTTCGACCAGCAACGTGAAGACTGGCGTCGCGATCCGCGCATTGCGTTCGACGCATGGCTCGCAAAACAGAATTTCAGGAGTTCTTCCGCAGACGTGTATCGCGCGCAGTGGGGACTATTTCTTGACTGGCTGAAGCTCCGGCGCAAGAGCCTCACGACGGTCGACATGCGCACCATCGCCAATTTCGTCGCGAGCCTTGAGATTCGAAAACCGCAGCGTGTCAGGTATTTACGGCTGATCGAGCGCGTGCTCGATCACGTGCGGGAAGTCGAAATGGCTTCGACGAATCCCGCAAGATTCATCGCTCAGGACGGTGACGCGGCGTGGCGCAATGCGCGTGACAACGAGCCAACCGGCTTCCTCACGTCAGGTGAGCGCGCGATGCTGGTCGCGCATTTATTCGCGCCGCTGACCGAGCTATCGGCTGCGGCTAGATGGCGGGAACGTCGGGATCGCGCGTTGATCGCGGCATTTCTCGGCGGCGGGATAAAAACTGGCGAGGCTCGTGCGCTTGCTGTTAGTTGTGTCAGTCCAGGGTCGCCATGGGTCACCATCGACGCCGCAAATCCCGCTTTCGCGCGGCGCACCCGGCTGTCTCCGTTCGCCGTGGCAATCATGGATGCATGGCTAGCTGAACGACGACTCTCCGAACTGCAAGGCGATCTTGTGTTTCCGGCCTCTCCGTCGGGACGCCCGATGCACAAGGCAACGATGCTGCGTTCAGTCGACGCGCTTATCGAAGCGGCGGGCATCGCTCGATCGCGAGAAGCGCGTGCAAGTCCGCACACGCTGCGCAATACGTTCGCGGCGGACCTGTTTGAAAGCGGCGTCGCACCTGAACTGGTTGGCCAGTGGCTCGGCTTCATGCAGCCGGTATCGGCGAACCGGCTGCATCGCGCGTGGCGAAACTGGGTCGATAAACAGGAAGCGCGCGCAATTGATGGCCCGAATTCGGCCGCGCCAACAGAGCCGGAATAG